In Spirochaetota bacterium, the following are encoded in one genomic region:
- the prfB gene encoding peptide chain release factor 2, whose translation MGGIFDLDRDIHKLEILKKSIEDPSVWDDHQKITKLNSDISHLDKYLAPWLFLENTINDLVEYVALAEEENDEKELALLTKEYDKQCRTLDELEICILLNGEMDHCNAYLNLHPGAGGTESQDWAEMLLRMYQRWAQKKGFETEIISLEVGDGAGIKDATLLIKGTYAFGYLTAENGIHRLVRLSPFNAQNKRQTSFCGISVSPEIDNTIEIIMDDKDLRIDTFRASGAGGQHVNKVSSAVRITHIPTGLAVSCQSERSQINNKDSAMKMLKSKLYELEKQKKDQESLEKSLEKKSVEWGNQIRSYTFQPSTIVKDHRTGVEKGNAQAVMDGEIDEFIIAWLKTFKTHHK comes from the coding sequence ATAGGAGGTATCTTTGATCTTGATAGAGATATTCATAAATTAGAAATACTTAAAAAATCAATAGAAGATCCTTCTGTATGGGATGATCATCAGAAAATAACAAAACTTAATTCAGATATTTCTCATTTAGACAAATATTTAGCCCCTTGGTTGTTCTTGGAAAATACTATTAATGATCTAGTAGAATATGTTGCCTTAGCCGAAGAAGAAAATGACGAAAAGGAACTAGCTCTATTGACTAAAGAATATGACAAGCAATGTCGTACGCTAGATGAATTAGAAATTTGTATCCTATTGAATGGAGAAATGGATCATTGTAATGCTTATCTTAATCTTCATCCAGGGGCAGGTGGTACAGAATCTCAAGATTGGGCTGAAATGTTATTAAGAATGTACCAACGATGGGCACAAAAAAAAGGATTTGAAACAGAAATTATTTCCTTAGAAGTAGGTGATGGTGCAGGTATTAAAGATGCAACCTTACTTATTAAAGGTACTTATGCTTTTGGATATCTTACCGCTGAAAATGGTATTCATCGATTAGTTCGTTTGTCTCCTTTTAATGCTCAAAATAAAAGACAAACCTCATTTTGTGGAATTAGTGTATCTCCAGAAATTGATAATACTATAGAGATCATTATGGATGACAAAGACTTGCGTATTGATACTTTTAGAGCTAGTGGAGCGGGAGGACAACATGTCAATAAGGTATCCTCAGCTGTTCGTATCACTCATATACCTACAGGATTAGCCGTAAGTTGTCAAAGCGAACGCTCTCAAATAAATAATAAAGATTCTGCAATGAAGATGCTAAAATCAAAATTATATGAATTAGAAAAACAAAAAAAAGACCAAGAATCATTAGAAAAATCACTAGAAAAAAAATCTGTAGAATGGGGTAACCAAATCAGATCCTATACATTTCAACCTTCAACTATTGTAAAAGATCATCGAACAGGGGTTGAAAAGGGAAATGCACAAGCGGTTATGGACGGTGAAATAGATGAATTTATTATTGCTTGGTTAAAAACTTTTAAAACACATCACAAATAA
- a CDS encoding dicarboxylate/amino acid:cation symporter: MNFKKIWEAYHFPIILLSSIVIGSILGVKMGTNAKIFKPFGDIFINGMFTIVVPLVFVTISSSISSMSNLKKLGHILRSLFIVFISTGLVAAVLILIVVSVFPPALGVQLETASVELQKPFETGSQIVNTFTVNDFPLLLSKSHLLPLIIFALLFGLSINLAGDKGKPIAKALDSLSEVFLKMIGLLMYYAPIGLGAYFAALIGQYGQDLIGSYTRAMLIYYPLCIAYFIFAFPIYAFIAGGKEGVRRLQYIVSPAITALATQSSIATIPVNLEACEKIGVPKEIRDIVLPIGATAHMDGTVIGTVLKISFLFGIYGIPFTGVETFATALLLALAGGIVMSGVPGGGLIGEIFIVSMYGFPPEAFPIIATLGYLIDPPATMINATGDTIASMLVTRMVEGKDWIANKLA, translated from the coding sequence ATGAATTTTAAAAAAATTTGGGAAGCTTATCACTTCCCTATTATACTGTTAAGCTCCATTGTTATTGGTAGTATTCTTGGTGTCAAGATGGGTACAAATGCCAAGATATTCAAACCTTTCGGCGATATATTTATTAATGGGATGTTCACTATTGTTGTACCTTTAGTATTTGTAACTATTAGTAGTTCTATTTCTAGTATGAGTAATCTCAAAAAACTTGGGCATATTCTTAGAAGTCTATTTATAGTTTTTATTTCTACAGGTTTGGTAGCAGCAGTGTTAATACTAATCGTTGTTTCTGTTTTTCCACCAGCTCTTGGGGTTCAATTAGAAACAGCTTCTGTCGAATTACAAAAACCATTTGAAACAGGTTCTCAAATCGTCAATACATTCACTGTAAATGATTTTCCTTTATTACTATCCAAAAGTCATCTTCTTCCTTTAATTATTTTTGCATTATTATTTGGTTTGAGTATTAATCTAGCTGGTGACAAAGGCAAACCTATTGCTAAAGCATTAGATTCCTTATCAGAAGTGTTTTTAAAAATGATAGGTTTATTAATGTATTATGCACCCATAGGTCTTGGAGCTTATTTTGCTGCATTAATCGGCCAATATGGACAAGATTTGATAGGTTCTTATACAAGAGCAATGCTCATCTATTATCCTTTATGTATTGCCTATTTTATCTTTGCGTTCCCTATTTATGCTTTTATTGCTGGAGGCAAAGAAGGAGTTCGTAGATTACAATATATTGTATCACCAGCTATCACAGCTTTAGCAACACAAAGTAGTATTGCTACAATTCCTGTCAATCTTGAAGCATGTGAAAAAATAGGTGTTCCAAAAGAAATTAGAGATATTGTATTACCTATTGGTGCTACTGCCCACATGGACGGAACTGTTATTGGTACTGTATTAAAAATATCATTTCTATTTGGTATCTATGGTATTCCTTTTACAGGAGTAGAAACATTTGCAACAGCTTTGTTGTTAGCACTTGCTGGGGGAATTGTGATGTCTGGTGTTCCTGGTGGGGGACTAATAGGAGAGATCTTTATTGTTTCTATGTATGGATTCCCACCCGAAGCTTTTCCTATTATTGCGACTCTTGGATATTTAATTGATCCTCCTGCTACTATGATTAATGCTACTGGTGATACAATAGCATCAATGCTTGTAACTCGTATGGTAGAAGGTAAAGATTGGATAGCTAATAAATTAGCATAA
- a CDS encoding amino acid ABC transporter substrate-binding protein, whose translation MKKIIVLVMLMILVSCQKNNNTKHLKIGVNAEYAPYEYLEGNEFVGFNVELVKYLLEEAGYTYKFENMTFDGLIAALQAKKVDILIGISPTIDRQKVVDFTDNYSRDIQVIIKLSNNVSKLDINNLQNRKIGVLLGSIQETILNTIPQVVPVLYNNYTGAILDLKSQKIDGVILSSIAAKLQMEQNPDLAILGIVENEINEGYAISMNKGQETLKKELNEALQVLESEGIIQQLKEKYNI comes from the coding sequence ATGAAAAAAATAATAGTATTAGTCATGCTTATGATTCTAGTATCTTGTCAAAAAAATAATAATACAAAACATCTTAAAATAGGAGTAAATGCAGAATATGCACCATATGAATATTTAGAAGGAAATGAGTTTGTTGGATTTAATGTAGAATTGGTAAAATATCTCTTAGAAGAAGCTGGATATACTTATAAATTTGAAAATATGACTTTTGATGGTTTGATAGCAGCCCTTCAAGCTAAAAAAGTAGACATATTAATTGGAATTTCGCCAACAATAGATCGTCAAAAAGTTGTAGATTTTACAGATAATTATAGTAGAGATATTCAAGTAATAATTAAATTATCTAATAATGTATCTAAATTAGATATTAACAATTTACAAAATAGAAAAATAGGCGTACTATTGGGATCTATTCAAGAAACAATATTAAATACTATACCTCAAGTAGTGCCAGTATTATATAATAATTATACAGGTGCTATTTTAGATCTTAAAAGCCAAAAAATTGATGGAGTTATATTATCTTCTATTGCTGCAAAATTACAAATGGAACAAAATCCAGATTTAGCTATATTAGGTATTGTAGAGAATGAGATAAATGAAGGTTATGCAATTTCTATGAATAAAGGACAAGAGACACTTAAAAAAGAATTGAATGAGGCTTTACAAGTATTAGAATCTGAAGGTATTATTCAACAATTAAAAGAAAAGTATAATATATAA
- a CDS encoding UTP--glucose-1-phosphate uridylyltransferase, whose translation MKAFIVAAGYGTRNLPATKTLAKELFPIFDRTVMDFILDECEEAGITDLVILINRRKKALEDYFDRDPELEALLTKAGKKEELALIKRATKFNVIFIRQQEMKGTGHAILSAKSLLQDAPFIAFFPDDIILGEIGGAKQLLEVYNQTKCSVLAAREELENISAYGVIEYKEQNNLSYVTRIVEKPKTGEIDSNLVSVGRFIYTPEFLEALEEDYKSHTTGEFYPMGAMMSIAQKGKLFVKKLEGKVLDTGNHKAYLKTFLEYADSTPEGNQIINQFIENRK comes from the coding sequence ATGAAAGCATTTATTGTAGCAGCAGGATATGGAACAAGAAATCTTCCAGCCACCAAAACATTAGCGAAAGAATTATTTCCTATTTTCGATAGAACAGTAATGGATTTTATTTTAGATGAATGTGAAGAAGCTGGTATTACAGATTTGGTAATTCTGATTAATAGAAGAAAAAAAGCTCTCGAAGATTATTTTGATAGAGATCCTGAATTAGAAGCATTACTTACTAAAGCTGGTAAAAAAGAAGAATTAGCATTAATAAAAAGAGCGACTAAATTCAATGTTATTTTTATTCGTCAACAAGAGATGAAAGGAACAGGACATGCTATATTATCCGCTAAATCATTACTTCAAGATGCACCGTTTATCGCATTTTTCCCAGATGATATAATTCTTGGAGAAATTGGAGGAGCAAAACAACTGTTAGAAGTATATAATCAAACCAAATGTTCTGTTTTAGCAGCGCGAGAAGAATTAGAAAATATCTCAGCTTATGGAGTAATTGAATACAAAGAACAGAACAATCTATCTTATGTAACTCGTATTGTAGAAAAGCCAAAAACTGGAGAGATTGATTCTAATTTGGTATCTGTAGGACGCTTTATCTATACACCTGAATTTTTAGAAGCATTAGAAGAAGATTACAAATCACATACAACTGGGGAATTTTATCCTATGGGTGCTATGATGAGTATAGCTCAAAAGGGAAAATTATTTGTAAAAAAATTAGAAGGTAAAGTTTTGGATACAGGTAATCACAAAGCTTATTTAAAGACTTTTTTAGAATATGCTGATTCAACTCCTGAAGGGAATCAAATTATTAATCAATTTATTGAAAATAGAAAATAA
- a CDS encoding glycosyltransferase family 2 protein: MQEKILSIVMPCYNEEDVIIHTLETIVKKITEYQINNYEIIIVDDGSKDKSLSILQEYAEQNLCVKIVSLASNKGQQSAIYAGLCYSSGDAVILMDIDLQDPPECIPQMIELWNEGYHVVYGKRLKRDGETILKRFTAYLFYRILNKLSYTNIPKDVGDFRLMDRAIVDIVINMKEHNRFNRAIVSWLGFKQIELEFDRPERFAGETKFGWKEMLNLAKDGLFSFSYAPIQIIQGLGVFSVAISIILVIYALTSRILGYSTPGWTSLMVVMVFFSGAILFALGLIGEYIARIHTEVLQRPLFIAAKTYNLKGKLLPKHVASFMNEKNIDLQ, translated from the coding sequence ATGCAAGAAAAAATTTTATCTATCGTTATGCCTTGTTATAATGAAGAAGATGTTATTATCCATACTTTAGAGACTATTGTCAAAAAAATAACAGAATATCAAATTAATAATTATGAAATAATTATTGTTGATGATGGTTCAAAAGATAAATCTTTATCAATATTACAAGAATATGCGGAACAAAATTTATGTGTTAAAATAGTATCATTAGCTTCTAATAAAGGACAGCAGAGTGCTATATATGCAGGTCTTTGTTATTCATCAGGTGATGCAGTAATACTAATGGATATAGATTTACAAGATCCTCCAGAATGTATTCCTCAAATGATTGAATTATGGAATGAAGGTTATCATGTAGTTTATGGAAAGAGATTAAAAAGAGATGGAGAAACTATCCTAAAGCGTTTTACTGCATATTTATTTTATCGTATTTTAAATAAACTTTCTTATACAAATATCCCAAAAGATGTAGGTGATTTTCGTTTGATGGATAGAGCTATTGTTGATATAGTTATTAATATGAAAGAACACAATCGTTTTAATAGGGCTATTGTTTCTTGGTTAGGATTTAAGCAAATTGAATTAGAATTTGACCGACCAGAGAGATTTGCTGGAGAAACAAAATTTGGCTGGAAAGAAATGCTTAACTTGGCTAAAGATGGACTATTTTCATTTAGTTATGCTCCTATTCAGATCATACAAGGCTTAGGTGTTTTTTCTGTTGCTATATCAATAATCTTAGTGATTTATGCCTTAACTTCTCGAATTTTAGGTTATTCTACTCCTGGTTGGACATCATTAATGGTAGTGATGGTATTTTTTTCAGGAGCTATTTTATTTGCTTTGGGATTAATAGGAGAATATATAGCTAGAATTCATACAGAAGTTCTTCAACGCCCTTTATTTATAGCAGCCAAGACATATAATTTAAAAGGAAAATTACTTCCCAAACATGTAGCATCTTTTATGAATGAAAAAAATATAGATCTTCAATAA
- a CDS encoding glutamate--tRNA ligase: MMIRTRFAPSPTGHLHVGNVRSAFFAWLFARSQQGKFIIRIEDTDQERSKLEYIDLLLNDMEWLGLDWDEGPRVGGDYGPYLQTERGDTYAIYTQKLLETGNAFKCYCSAEELTVERDLAESESRPPHYNGRCRSLTEEQKKSFEAQGIIPVIRFRAYEEDTLLNDMIKGEIVFPKGMVGDFVIVRANGIPVYNYAVVIDDLTMKITHVLRADEHLSNTVRQQMIYKALKEPEPKFGHMALVLGEDRQKLSKRHGATSIDEFRRLGYLPEALCNALVLLGWSSPTAEEIMPVSQMIKQFDINRVSASPSVFDFKRLNWISKHYIADADLDRVVDLCIPYLLTKSYDLSDKAYLKSVIEIVRGNCSYLSEITNFVDYFFVENYTIDTEIQELLATEEAQQVVASFKKALEAETRIIDKDVYKDLTNSVKEQTGFSGKKLFMPIRGILTGKAHGPEMFLILPVLGKNRSMERLSC, encoded by the coding sequence ATTATGATTCGTACTCGTTTTGCTCCATCACCTACAGGTCACCTACATGTTGGTAATGTTCGTTCAGCTTTTTTTGCTTGGCTTTTTGCTCGTAGTCAACAAGGTAAATTTATCATTCGTATTGAAGATACAGATCAAGAACGCTCCAAACTAGAATATATAGATTTATTACTTAATGATATGGAGTGGTTAGGTTTAGATTGGGATGAAGGTCCTAGAGTAGGTGGGGATTATGGTCCTTATCTTCAAACAGAGCGTGGTGATACTTATGCAATTTATACTCAAAAACTTCTCGAAACAGGTAACGCTTTTAAATGTTATTGTTCTGCAGAAGAATTAACAGTAGAGCGTGATCTAGCTGAGTCAGAATCTCGACCACCTCATTACAATGGGCGTTGTCGTTCACTAACAGAAGAACAGAAAAAATCTTTTGAAGCACAAGGAATAATCCCTGTAATTAGGTTCAGAGCTTATGAAGAAGATACTTTATTGAATGATATGATCAAGGGTGAGATTGTATTTCCAAAAGGGATGGTTGGTGATTTTGTTATTGTTCGTGCTAATGGTATACCTGTATACAATTATGCTGTTGTGATAGATGATCTCACTATGAAAATCACTCATGTGCTTCGTGCTGATGAGCATCTTTCTAACACTGTTCGTCAACAAATGATTTATAAAGCACTAAAGGAACCAGAACCAAAATTTGGACATATGGCACTTGTTTTGGGAGAAGATAGACAAAAACTTTCTAAGCGTCATGGAGCAACTAGTATTGATGAATTTCGTCGTTTAGGATATTTACCAGAGGCTCTTTGTAATGCTTTGGTATTATTAGGATGGTCTAGTCCTACTGCAGAAGAAATAATGCCTGTTAGTCAAATGATAAAACAGTTTGATATTAATAGAGTATCGGCATCTCCAAGTGTATTTGATTTTAAACGCTTAAATTGGATTTCAAAACATTATATTGCTGATGCTGATTTAGATCGTGTTGTAGATTTATGTATTCCTTATTTATTAACAAAGTCTTACGACCTAAGTGATAAAGCTTATCTCAAATCTGTTATAGAAATTGTTCGTGGTAATTGTAGTTATTTATCAGAAATTACTAATTTTGTTGATTATTTCTTTGTAGAAAATTATACAATAGATACAGAAATACAAGAATTATTAGCAACAGAAGAAGCACAGCAAGTAGTCGCGTCTTTCAAAAAAGCATTAGAGGCAGAAACAAGAATTATAGACAAAGATGTTTATAAAGATCTTACAAATAGTGTAAAAGAGCAGACAGGATTTAGTGGTAAAAAATTATTTATGCCTATTCGTGGTATTCTTACAGGTAAAGCTCATGGACCTGAAATGTTTTTAATATTACCAGTTTTGGGTAAAAATAGATCAATGGAACGATTATCTTGTTAG
- a CDS encoding fructose-specific PTS transporter subunit EIIC produces MKHSLHNLISSDLIFLDQLFNNKKAFVQYASEILVQKGLCTDSKQFYKDVLNRESLSSTDFEEGIAIPHAKSSAISKVSIVITTLKNKWKNTEGQNPISVAFLLAIPKEANDEHIEILSKLSVLLLKKGFIEKLNSTSSTEEFINILTKFETSDNINTSNELPQIVAVTACPIGVAHTYVAAQKLRDMAQELNISIKVETQGSIGIENKLTKADIESAKTVILACDKAIDKSRFVGKIIIECSVKKPITNSKELLQDALQQKGILLESSSGSSSSSSEDKTPFYRYLMGGVSAIIPVVVVGGVYIALAIAMSGVEVGTGVNITNPLLQKMEQVGGLAFGLMIPILAGFIAMSIADKPGLIPGMVGGALAAQLGAGFLGGILAGFLAGFFVSKLVKIKLPQNLMAIMPIFIIPLVGTGLTVATLYIIGSPIKGFMDSMTLFLQNMQGSAVLLGAIIGAMIAFDMGGPVNKVAFLFGVSMIQSGVPEIMGMVAVAVCIPPLGIWLATQIRPVLFDKQEREAGNAALIMGMIGITEGAIPFAVANPIRVIPALMTGSMVGGMLAGLWKVGDYAPHGGPIVLPVVNNPIGFIIAILVGTTVTALTLIFLLSQQQNKKAQNI; encoded by the coding sequence ATGAAACATTCACTACATAATTTGATATCATCAGATTTAATTTTTTTAGATCAATTATTTAACAATAAAAAAGCCTTTGTTCAGTATGCTTCTGAAATACTTGTACAAAAAGGATTGTGTACTGATAGTAAACAATTTTATAAAGATGTTCTTAATAGAGAAAGTTTGTCCAGTACAGATTTTGAGGAAGGAATTGCTATCCCTCATGCAAAAAGTAGTGCTATCTCAAAAGTTAGTATAGTTATAACAACCTTAAAAAATAAATGGAAAAATACAGAAGGTCAAAATCCTATTTCTGTAGCTTTTTTACTTGCTATCCCAAAAGAAGCTAATGATGAACATATAGAAATTTTAAGTAAGTTGTCCGTACTTCTTCTTAAAAAAGGATTTATAGAAAAATTAAATAGCACTAGCTCTACAGAAGAATTTATTAATATTCTTACTAAATTTGAAACATCAGACAATATTAATACTTCTAATGAACTACCTCAAATTGTTGCTGTCACAGCATGTCCTATAGGTGTCGCTCATACCTATGTTGCTGCTCAAAAATTACGGGATATGGCTCAAGAATTGAATATCTCTATCAAAGTAGAAACACAAGGATCTATAGGTATCGAAAACAAACTAACTAAAGCAGATATAGAATCAGCAAAAACTGTTATTTTAGCATGTGATAAAGCTATAGATAAATCTCGTTTTGTAGGAAAAATTATTATTGAATGCAGTGTCAAAAAACCTATTACTAATAGTAAAGAACTCTTACAAGATGCCTTACAACAAAAAGGTATTCTATTAGAATCAAGCTCAGGCTCATCTTCTTCCTCTTCAGAAGATAAAACACCTTTTTACCGTTATTTAATGGGTGGTGTTAGTGCTATTATTCCAGTAGTTGTTGTTGGCGGTGTTTATATTGCCCTTGCTATTGCTATGTCTGGAGTTGAAGTAGGTACAGGAGTTAATATTACAAATCCTTTACTCCAAAAAATGGAACAAGTTGGTGGTTTAGCATTTGGGTTAATGATTCCTATATTAGCAGGTTTTATTGCGATGAGTATTGCTGATAAACCAGGATTAATCCCAGGAATGGTTGGTGGAGCATTAGCTGCTCAACTAGGAGCTGGATTTTTAGGTGGTATTCTTGCTGGTTTCTTAGCTGGATTTTTTGTCAGTAAATTAGTAAAAATAAAGCTACCTCAAAATCTCATGGCTATTATGCCCATTTTTATAATACCTTTAGTTGGTACAGGTTTGACTGTTGCGACACTTTATATTATTGGTAGTCCTATAAAAGGATTCATGGATAGTATGACTCTATTTTTACAAAATATGCAAGGTAGTGCTGTCTTATTAGGGGCTATTATTGGTGCTATGATTGCTTTTGATATGGGTGGCCCTGTTAATAAAGTAGCATTTTTATTTGGTGTCTCTATGATTCAATCTGGAGTTCCTGAAATCATGGGAATGGTAGCCGTTGCTGTTTGTATTCCACCACTAGGAATTTGGCTTGCAACTCAAATTCGTCCTGTATTATTTGATAAACAAGAAAGAGAGGCTGGTAATGCAGCTTTAATTATGGGAATGATAGGTATAACAGAAGGGGCAATACCTTTTGCAGTTGCAAATCCAATTCGTGTTATTCCTGCACTCATGACTGGAAGTATGGTTGGGGGAATGCTAGCGGGACTTTGGAAAGTTGGGGATTATGCTCCTCACGGTGGACCTATTGTTTTACCAGTTGTTAATAATCCTATAGGATTTATTATTGCGATTTTAGTTGGAACGACAGTAACAGCACTGACTCTTATATTCTTATTATCACAACAACAAAATAAAAAAGCTCAAAATATTTAA
- the deoC gene encoding deoxyribose-phosphate aldolase — protein MFINKYIDHTILKANTTEKQIQQLCTEAIENQFYAICINGSYVSLAQKLLKNTNIHIAAVIGFPLGAMSTESKIFEAKQCVKDGATEIDMVINIGFLKDKKYDLIQQEITQIKQAIGSHILKVIIETCLLTDDEKRKMCSIVINSGAEYIKTSTGFNSNGATKEDLTLMLEEVQGKILIKAAGGISNTQIAQDYINMGIMRLGTSSGIELIKNTAINNESTY, from the coding sequence ATGTTCATTAACAAATATATAGATCACACCATCCTCAAAGCTAATACAACAGAAAAACAAATTCAACAATTATGCACAGAGGCTATAGAAAATCAATTCTATGCAATTTGTATTAATGGCTCTTATGTTTCTTTAGCACAAAAATTGCTAAAAAACACTAATATACACATTGCCGCTGTTATTGGATTTCCTCTTGGTGCTATGAGTACAGAATCAAAAATTTTTGAAGCTAAACAATGTGTCAAAGATGGGGCTACAGAAATTGATATGGTTATTAATATTGGATTTCTCAAAGACAAAAAATACGATCTTATCCAACAAGAAATCACACAAATAAAACAAGCAATAGGATCACATATTCTTAAAGTAATTATCGAGACTTGCCTCCTTACTGATGATGAAAAGCGTAAAATGTGTTCTATTGTTATTAATTCTGGTGCCGAATATATAAAAACATCTACAGGATTTAATAGTAATGGCGCTACCAAAGAAGATTTAACTCTCATGCTTGAAGAAGTTCAAGGAAAAATTTTGATTAAAGCTGCTGGAGGAATTAGTAATACCCAAATAGCTCAAGATTATATTAATATGGGTATAATGCGTTTGGGTACTAGTTCTGGTATAGAACTTATAAAAAACACAGCTATTAACAACGAAAGCACCTATTAA